In Tachysurus vachellii isolate PV-2020 chromosome 24, HZAU_Pvac_v1, whole genome shotgun sequence, the sequence taattagCGCCAAAAACCTGCAGATAAAATGCAGAAAGACCCGACCTATGCTGTGAGTATTATTTACTGCTGTTATTACAGggtaataatcatttttatagcATTGAGTAATTAAACAATCTTGTGTGTAATGTGACTTCTTTTGAAAAAGCCTTTAAGCGGAAATCAGTCCGTTTACCACGAGTTGGGAAGAGATGCTGAAGCTGGTCGTGCACGTGGGGTGAGTCAAAAGCTTAGACGCTATTTATAGCTTTAATCCAGTGTCCAGATACGCTGTTAATAATGTATATGACAATTAAATCAAATGACAAGCCTTAATAAAGCCTTCGTGAAATGTGTGCAGGTTCGCAAGAAGGGGGATGATGACACGTATACGGTAAGGCTCCTCTCAGCACCAGCACATTACCCCTTTTAAGTGGCAGATGATTGAGATCAGACAAACAAGGGTGAAAAACAAGATGTTTCTTGATATTAGACACCAGAAAAAAGCGTTCAGTTAAACTGGTGGGctaaaaaatctgaaatttaCTATGTAGGTGAGAACATTATGCACATTCAAAGTCTTTAATAGCACAATTATTCATCTACAAAGAACATTCATGTAAAGGGTGAAGTAACTCACATTACAGTAGACTAAACAGTGTGAAAGTAAATGTACGAGTAAGAGTCACACGGACACACTGTCACATACATTGACCTTACAACATGGTGACTCCGTTATAATGCCATTATAAAGCGTACACAGCAATAGACTTGTCTTCTTGTCTTCATGTCCTTTAGGTCTTGAAAAATAAACTCGTATCGGGTACTAATTTGAATTTTTATCAGATTTTAGAGTCATTGCTATAAGACTCCTTATAGAGTCATACTGAACAAGACATAAATATCCTAAactatgtaaatatatatcCTATATAATCTAACATCTGaaattattaatgatttaatgaatgaatgatgcaaTTAATTAAtggtttcattatttaattaattaattaattaatgtattaattgtgTTCAGtgaatttaattattcattgaACACAAAGCTTGAAACATTTCCATACTGATCTGAATGGTAAtataataaatctgaatatggATCCCATTAAAAATTCTGTAGAGCGGTCCAACATGATATTTATGTCTATGCCAAAATCTGATAGCAATTCAACCGAAACTCCAGTACAAGTTGTACATCCTGTAGGGCAATGGCAGCACCAAAGTTAAGACTGCTGCTCACACAggcatgagttcaaatcccagctccGCTAAGCTGCAACTGCTGGGTTCTTAACCCTTAACTGCTCAGTGGTATAAAAGTTAGTGACTCTGGAAAagaaatatactgtaggtttctCATTTTGACATGGATGTGAGTCCAATGAGAAACCTGCATTGTTTATTTTGCAGATGCaagtaatattaaaaataggataaaatactaaatactaaaaatgtgtaaatactTACTATATTAACAAATAGATATTAACAAAGTTTTCAATAACTTTCCAAAAACAAGCCATGATTTCAGATTAAATAGAAGTAGATTtacaataagaatttaaaagTCAAATAATGTCCTACAGGATAAACTGAAATTCCTGTAGGGGTCTGATAACATTAGGTTTTGTTCAGAACCTAAAACATggtacaacaacaataataatatgaataataatatgaataataatacaattattattagagtacttgtttttgttgttgatttttacATACACCATTTTATTCACAGCCTCTGAGGGATAAAACCGAGGACACGTACAAAGAGATCCAAGTGAAGAAAGACGTAAGTGTAGTTCGATTTGATGTTTTCATGTTTGactttattttcttgtttaagTTTATTCGAGTCGAGTTCTTCGAAGATAAACACACTTATGTTTGAACATATACATAAAAAGTTCAATAACAAGTGaaacgtttttttcttttcacagcgTCGGCCCAACGATCAGGTTTACCAGGTGGGTAAAtggcacagtttttttttttttttcatacttaCACATATTCTCATTGTGGTATAATATAACTAGTAAACATTATCACAGAAGAAAATCTAATCATAAGAACACATTGATCTagataatcacacactaacattttGCTATGCTACTCTAAAATAAGGTGTAAAATATTACTGAATGCTGTGATGTTTACAATTCAATGAATTCTCTCTAATCAGTTAACTGAACTTAGGCACGAAGTTAAAGATATACAACAAACTCTCCAGAATTTATATTAGGGTGTGTTATATCAAAACATGATTCAAATTTTAGTTGAtctaactttgtgtgtgtgtgtgtttgtgtgtgtgtcagggactGAGTTCTGCGACTAAGGACACCTACGACTCATTGCACATGCAACCTCTGCCTCCTCGTCGCTAAAGCTCCGGTGTAATCAACATATTAACCCTTACATTGTCAGCTAGCTTTCACATAACCACATGGCTTCAACTCTTCACTATAGACCATGTTGACTTGGCAGTCTTGATAACATTTGctctcaagtgtgtgtgtgtgtgtgtgtgtgtgtgtgtgtgtgtgtgtagggaaaaTGTCGACAGCTTTCTTCACTTCAGTGTTTTTAGTTCGAACAGCTCATCTTTTCTTATAAGTGGATCGTATTAATCATGACATCAGAAATTTTACATCCGACTCATTTTCCTGTTTGAAACGAGTGCGTTTATTCCGTCAGTCACTGATCAGATGACATTTATCTTCATCTCCTCTCGTTTTACACATTTCCTCCTAATTATCAGGGTCTAATCTTTTTGATCATTAATGAAAGGATAGATAATGATATCCTAAAGATCACTAGATTTCTAGCTTCACACTATTTGGAGGCTCAGTCATGACTTTATTCGGATTATTCTGATGCTAAAAAACTAGCTGAACTGATGCAAACTATGAAATCATGCTAAAAGTGCACATAGTACCTGGTACATTACAGCAACTTTAGACGTTAGCTTACATACATTAGCTTTCATTCCTGCTCGTGTTTGCTAAAGTGTAGATTTGCTAAGAAATCAGTGCCGTAGAGATGCTAAAAtctatgtttgtttttgttttgttttttttaccttaacTTTCTTCCGGCAATTCTTTGCAGAAGTATATTTGtagaaagttttctttttttttgtaaattaaacatGTTTCTGTGACTTTTTCTGCATCACTGCCACAGAGAATTCAGCTATTTTTGTGTCTTGTATCATACAAAAATGCAGTACATTTAGATATTCACTGaatcaagaacaaaaaaaaagaagaaacttaTTTCCAGGTTGGGAAGGTTgggaataaaatatacattttatattaaatgtacatAGAAGCAGAATAAAGTAAGTACAATATGATTTTcttgcatatatgtgtgtgtgtgtgcacaaacaGAGACTCGTTAATAAACACGTAAAGCGGCAGTTTATTTCTGAACACTTCATGTGCTACTGTGTAAACTTGTGTTTCATGTGGGGTTGGGTTTTCTATATGACTTGGATTTCAAGCAAAAGCAACATGAATGGAAGAAGAAAAGTTTCCATCCACACAAAGTCGAAGTCTGTCAGCTTTTTGTAGAATTCAGATTTCAAGTGATACTGAGAATAATGTATTTTCTGTGAaattctatttctctctctctctgtatgactttctctcagtctgtctgtctgtcttctctgtgcctggtcggtctgtctgtctgtctgtctgtctgtcttctctgtgcctggtcggtctgtctgtctgtctgtctgtctgtcttctctgtgcctggtcggtctgtctgtctgtctgtcggtctgtctgtctgtctgtcttctctgtgcctggtcggtctgtctgtctgtctgtcttctctgtgcctggtcggtctgtctgtctgtctgtcttctctgtgcctggtcggtctgtctgtctgtctgtcttctctgtgcctggtcggtctgtctgtctgtctgtcttctctgtgcctggtcggtctgtctgtctgtctgtcttctctgtgcctggtcggtctgtctgtctgtcttctctgtgcctggtcggtctgtctgtctgtctgtcttctctgtgcctggtctgtctgtcttctgtgcctggtctgtctgtcttctgtgcctggtctgtctgtcttctgtgcctggtctgtctgtcttctgtgcctggtctgtctgtcttctctgtgcctggtctgtctgtcttctctgtgcctggtctgtctgtctgcctgtcttctctgtgcctggtcggtctgtctgcctgtcttctctgtgcctggtcggtctgtctgcctgtcttctctgtgcctggtcggtctgtctgtctctctgtcttctctgtgcctggtctgtctgtcttctctgtgcctggtcggtctgtcttctctgtgcctggtcggtctgtcttctctgtgcctggtctgtctgtcttctgtgcctggtctgtctgtcttctctgtgcctggtcggtctgtctgcctgtcttctctgtgcctggtcggtctgtctgcctgtcttctctgtgcctggtcggtctgtctgtctctctgtgcctggtcggtctgtctgtctgtcttctctgtgcctggtctgtctgtctgtctgtcttctctgtgcctggtctgtctgtctgtcttctctgtgcctggtctgtctgtctgtcttctctgtgcctggtctgtctgtctgtcttctctgtgcctggtctgtctgtctgtctctctgtgcctggtctgtctgtctgtctctctgtgcctggtcggtctgtctgtctgtctgtctgtctctctgtgcctggtcggtctgtctgtctctctgtgcctggtcggtctgtctgtcttctctgtgcctggtcggtctgtctgtctgtcttctctgtgcctggtcggtctgtctgtctgtctgtcttctctgtgcctggtcggtctgtctgtctgtctgtcttctctgtgcctggtcggtctgtctgtctgtctgtcttctctgtgcctggtcggtctgtctgtctgtctgtcttctctgtgcctggtcggtcggtctgtctgtctgtcttctctgtgcctggtcggtctgtctgtctgtcttctctgtgcctggtcggtctgtctgtctgtctgtcttctctgtgcctggtcggtctgtctgtctgtctgtcttctctgtgcctggtcggtctgtctgtctgtctgtcggtctgtctgtctgtctgtcttctctgtgcctggtcggtctgtctgtctgtctgtcttctctgtgcctggtcggtctgtctgtctgtctgtcttctctgtgcctggtcggtctgtctgtctgtctgtcttctctgtgcctggtcggtctgtctgtctgtctgtcttctctgtgcctggtcggtctgtctgtctgtctgtcttctctgtgcctggtcggtctgtctgtctgtcttctctgtgcc encodes:
- the cd247 gene encoding T-cell surface glycoprotein CD3 zeta chain, which translates into the protein MGLQKTGALVLLIFIVSPAEASGLYDPRFCYALDVLLLIYGIVITALFLRQKRQKPADKMQKDPTYAPLSGNQSVYHELGRDAEAGRARGVRKKGDDDTYTPLRDKTEDTYKEIQVKKDRRPNDQVYQGLSSATKDTYDSLHMQPLPPRR